The Candidatus Paceibacterota bacterium region ACCTATTGTTCCAGCAGAGAAGATACATATATTGCTTGCTGATGATGATGAGATGACCTTGCGCCTGTTTAGTTCATATCTTGTCGAGGCGGGGTATGAGGTCATTCACGCGCGCGACGGCAATGAGGCTCGTGAAATGGCGAGGCGTTTGCATCCTGACGTACTCTTGACCGACAATCGTATGCCGGTCATTGAAGGACTTACATTAATCTCCACGCTTCACCACGAGAAGGAGACAATGGATTTGCCTTGCATCTTGCTCACTAATGACGACCTTTCGCTCGAAGCGGAAAAGGTAATCAATGAGATTGGGGCTCTTTATGTACCGAAAGCAGAATTTAAGACGCACATCTGGTCAGCACTTGAGACTTGTTTGCATAAGATTGGGAAGGAAATTCCAGGTCCTGCGAAGGAATTCACTGCGAACTTGCTTGGAAAACAGTAGACAAAAAAGAACCCGCGTTGGGTTCTTTTTATATTCAAGTTTTCCACAGCGAAATATAATTTTGGATGTTATACTCAAAATTCATGACCAACCCGACGCACATTTTCGTTACAACATTGCTAGGCTGTCTCCTGGGTGCAACCCATGCAATTGCGGCTACAGTTCCTGCACTCGTTTTGCCATTTTAACATTCATATCTATTGAGCGTTGACGTTACCCCTTGCACATAGTAGGGTTGCGTTAGCGCTTTTTTGTTCCTTGGAGGGAATATGGCGACGAAGCAACTCACTTTCAAATCCGGTGAAGATGAAATCACCATTTCGCTGGATGGAACCGTGGTGGCGGTCATTCGTTACTGCCTCAACAAGATCTATCAAGTCGAGCTCTCACAAAAGATCTCGAGAATACTTGAATACCAGATCCTCTGTCACGTCTATCTTCTTTCGAATGTCGATGCGGGTGAAAAGACAATGCCACTCGACGCAGTGCTCGCGCTGCCCCAGCATGAAGTGCGCAATGAATTGCGGCGTCGCGATATCGCGATGGTGCGCGTTGCCTATGAGCACCTCACTGAGGCGCTTGCGGCAGTCATGAAGCGCGTTTCGCAGCAGTACCTTTCTGTGCAGGTTGTGCCACATGGGTTCAACTATCGCGATCATGTACATCTTGTATTCGATCTGCACAGCAAGCAGGAATTCAATTTCTGGATGTGCATGTCAGTTCCGAATTCGGACGAACATGACCTTCATGTCGTTCCCGGATATCATCCGTGCATGAATGGCAAGAAGGGTATTCACATGATCAATGGTGATACCGACCACCGTACGCATGGATATGCCGTGGTAAGAGTCGAGAGTCCTCTCGAGTCGCGGGCGGAAATGGGTAAGCATAGAGCCGCTTCCACTTGGTCGAACCTCACGCACCCCTTCTGTGCGAAAGGGAGGAGTGTCGTGGTCACCGTCCGCGAAGGCCTGCTCCGCACTAAGGATGGTGTTCGCGAACTATCACGTTTTCTTCTTGCAGCACTTGGGAAGACCGATGAGTATGTCGAAGTGAGTGGAGGCTTCAGTGCCCCGCTCAAGTGCGCTCATAATCGCCTCATCGAGAAGCGCATTCCGTCGCCATCTCAGAAGAAGCACTTTGGACAGAGCGTGCGAGGTTCAGAGCAACATTGCGTGTGGGCATATCGCACACTACTCGCCGAGGGAAAACTCGAAGGCGCTTACGTACCCAAGTGGTTTATCGAGGAGGACTGGCTCGGCATCTACAAAGGCGCCGAAGAAAAGCCTGGTCTCTACTGAAATATAGCCCGTCTCCGGACGGGTTTTTCTGTTGCTTTACGGAAAAGTCAGCGATGTTATATTAAAGAGAGACAACAAGGAGGCATTATGTCGCTTACCCCAGGAGATGATTGTGTTGCGCTAACCTATTCTGCGCATTGGGTCTTCGACGCAAAGCACGAGGAAGA contains the following coding sequences:
- a CDS encoding response regulator codes for the protein MSNPITPIVPAEKIHILLADDDEMTLRLFSSYLVEAGYEVIHARDGNEAREMARRLHPDVLLTDNRMPVIEGLTLISTLHHEKETMDLPCILLTNDDLSLEAEKVINEIGALYVPKAEFKTHIWSALETCLHKIGKEIPGPAKEFTANLLGKQ